The Brassica napus cultivar Da-Ae chromosome C7, Da-Ae, whole genome shotgun sequence genome has a segment encoding these proteins:
- the LOC106407887 gene encoding uncharacterized protein LOC106407887, which yields MIHVYASCGVWELVVSSVWSFNVDKKKGGRLLALELKSSLEELQKNVIEDFDFEETYADLELSYLPIGLINSSKCPPVIIGNSRQVQNFLGFCKKHQSTQLCVSYKAKQGNPNKIDIDLNKMTTDASTSEENERNPCDIGTAANIVKGAKHNEKRKGKMKQSEVDGDDYDADKHNEKKKGKMKQDEVEGDDYDADKINSEKENREKLTKSQVVELVKTGDLFLNKTVLKARFELCAMKHNFHYTVTNSNKSVWCIRCADKVCFWGARAECLKGSTYFIIKKYVGVHSCAPSNKTSAGKTASAKTIGSLLMHKYEGIKEGPKAKDIVQIMRNDYGCEISDSLAWDSREYAVNAVRGIPEESYGKIPKYLHMLREANPGTHSSYKTDVDGRFRYLFIAFGQSIRGFNTVMRRVIVVDGTFLKSKFKGVLLVATAIDGNSNLYPIAFGIVDSENEQSWEWFMRQLKVVVADDNGLAFISDRQVSIAKALEKVYPLARHGICIHHLLNNVISYFKGKGLAGLISKASKAYRVVDFKKTFAHVCNISPAIGNYLMEADVKKWARCQFHGYRYDIRTNNPAESINSALHSPREFPVIPLLDSIREMLTRWFFKRKQSISKHTHRLTINVEEKINRRIGKGETFRVYPVTDSQLLVKGDTIDCFVDLDKQTCSCGKYDLLKIPCRHAIKAGFFVGREPYTLTDFFVYHGSLERSLSRKHKSHFSS from the coding sequence aTGATTCATGTCTATGCTTCATGTGGTGTTTGGGAATTGGTTGTATCTTCAGTTTGGAGTTTTAATGTTGATAAAAAGAAAGGGGGAAGGTTACTTGCTTTGGAATTGAAGTCTTCTCTGGAAGAGTTACAGAAAAACGTTATAgaggattttgattttgaagaaaCATATGCTGATTTGGAGTTGAGTTACCTTCCTATTGGATTGATCAATTCATCAAAATGTCCACCAGTGATCATTGGAAACTCAAGGcaagttcaaaattttctagggttttgtaAGAAGCATCAGTCAACTCAATTGTGTGTCAGCTATAAAGCAAAGCAAGGAAATCCAAATAAGATCGACATTGATCTTAATAAGATGACAACTGATGCAAGTACTAGTGAAGAGAATGAGCGAAATCCTTGTGACATTGGGACCGCTGCAAATATTGTTAAGGGGGCTAAGCATAacgagaagaggaaagggaagATGAAACAAAGTGAAGTTGATGGAGATGATTATGATGCTGACAAGCAtaacgagaagaagaaaggaaagatgAAGCAAGACGAGGTTGAAGGAGATGATTATGATGCTGACAAGATCAattctgaaaaagaaaacagagaaaaattgACAAAGAGTCAGGTGGTGGAATTGGTTAAGACGGGAGATCTTTTCCTCAACAAAACAGTTTTGAAAGCGAGGTTTGAGTTATGTGCAATGAAGCATAACTTTCACTACACAGTTACCAACTCCAATAAATCAGTTTGGTGTATTAGATGCGCTGATAAGGTGTGCTTTTGGGGTGCTCGAGCTGAGTGTTTGAAGGGCtccacatattttattattaagaagTATGTCGGTGTACATTCCTGCGCACCTTCAAACAAAACCAGTGCCGGAAAGACAGCTTCAGCGAAAACGATAGGCAGTCTGCTAATGCATAAATATGAAGGTATCAAGGAAGGGCCTAAAGCGAAAGATATTGTTCAGATTATGCGTAATGATTATGGATGTGAGATCTCTGATTCTTTAGCATGGGATTCCCGTGAATATGCAGTCAACGCTGTTAGAGGTATTCCAGAAGAAAGTTATGGGAAAATACCAAAATACTTGCACATGCTGCGAGAGGCCAATCCGGGTACACATTCCTCTTACAAGACTGACGTCGATGGTAGATTTCGATATCTGTTTATAGCGTTTGGTCAATCGATCAGAGGCTTTAACACAGTCATGAGGCGTGTCATTGTTGTCGATGGAACATTCTTGAAGAGTAAATTCAAAGGGGTGCTACTGGTTGCAACTGCTATAGAtggaaattcaaatttatatcctATTGCATTTGGGATAGTAGACTCTGAGAATGAACagtcttgggaatggtttatgaGACAATTAAAAGTTGTTGTTGCTGATGATAATGGTTTGGCTTTTATTTCGGATAGACAAGTGTCAATAGCGAAGGCACTGGAGAAAGTGTATCCGCTAGCGAGACATGgtatttgtattcatcatttgttgaataatgtgaTATCGTATTTCAAGGGGAAGGGATTAGCTGGGTTGATTTCTAAGGCTTCAAAGGCTTATAGAGTGGTTGATTTCAAGAAGACGTTTGCTCATGTTTGCAATATCAGTCCAGCAATTGGAAATTATCTTATGGAAGCAGATGTCAAAAAGTGGGCTAGATGTCAATTTCATGGATACAGGTATGACATTAGGACAAACAATCCTGCAGAGTCGATAAATTCTGCGTTGCATTCGCCGAGAGAGTTTCCCGTAATTCCTTTGTTGGACAGTATTAGAGAAATGCTCACACGCTGGTTTTTTAAGCGTAAGCAATCGATTTCAAAGCACACCCACCGTTTGACCATAAATGTGGAGGAAAAGATTAATAGGAGAATTGGAAAGGGGGAAACTTTCAGAGTTTACCCTGTAACCGATAGCCAACTGCTTGTTAAAGGCGATACAATTGACTGTTTTGTTGATTTGGACAAACAGACTTGTTCTTGTGGGAAGTACGACCTCTTGAAAATCCCTTGTAGACACGCAATAAAAGCTGGTTTCTTTGTTGGTAGAGAACCATATACATTGACTGATTTTTTTGTATACCACGGGAGCTTGGAGAGAAGCTTATCAAGAAAGCATAAATCCCATTTCAGTTCCTGA
- the LOC111208289 gene encoding glutathione S-transferase T3-like isoform X2, translated as MDSTNFVELLNSQQDTLFPETFSYARFSHGGEYGSSQLPTETSSFCEESPTKRRGRRKWTVSDDLVLISAWLNTSKDPLVGNEQKAGAFWQRIAEYYAASPKVERGEKIEPIQCKQRWQKINDLVCKFSGCYAVTTRQKTSGQSEADIVKMAHTIFANDHKTKFNLHHAWEELRHDQKWCEAATHKITGSSKKRKCDGAQSDGATSPLCDQATQRPPGVKAAKAASGKRSIGDHQEGKGTAEFQTMWSIKERDLIVKERLSKQRLLESLISKKDPLSEAEEALKQKLINRVFEDV; from the coding sequence ATGGATTCTACCAATTTTGTTGAGCTGTTGAACAGTCAACAAGATACTCTCTTTCCTGAAACCTTTTCTTATGCACGTTTTTCACATGGTGGTGAGTACGGTTCATCTCAACTCCCTACTGAAACCTCTAGCTTTTGTGAAGAGTCACCAACAAAgcgaagaggaagaaggaaatGGACAGTGTCAGATGATCTAGTCCTCATTAGCGCCTGGCTAAACACGAGTAAGGACCCTTTAGTGGGCAATGAACAGAAAGCAGGAGCTTTCTGGCAACGCATTGCAGAGTACTATGCAGCAAGTCCAAAGGTGGAAAGGGGTGAGAAGATAGAGCCCATTCAGTGTAAGCAAAGGTGGCAGAAGATTAACGATCTTGTTTGCAAGTTCTCTGGATGCTATGCGGTTACAACAAGACAGAAAACAAGTGGTCAGAGTGAGGCTGATATTGTGAAAATGGCACACACCATCTTTGCCAAcgaccataaaacaaaatttaacctTCACCATGCTTGGGAGGAGTTGAGGCACGACCAGAAATGGTGTGAAGCTGCAACGCACAAGATTACTGGAAGCAGTAAGAAGAGAAAGTGTGATGGAGCACAATCAGATGGAGCAACTTCCCCTCTCTGTGATCAAGCAACGCAACGACCTCCTGGTGTTAAGGCGGCGAAAGCAGCAAGCGGTAAGAGAAGTATAGGAGATCACCAGGAAGGGAAAGGAACAGCTGAGTTTCAGACAATGTGGTCTATTAAAGAGAGAGATTTGATCGTTAAAGAGAGACTTTCGAAGCAACGTTTGCTTGAAAGTCTCATCTCCAAAAAAGACCCACtttctgaagctgaagaagctCTAAAGCAGAAGCTAATAAATCGAGTGTTTGAAGATGTTTAA
- the LOC111208289 gene encoding uncharacterized protein LOC111208289 isoform X1 gives MASSSHNTFDQDDESFDQYFDQYFDDYFDQTLENLANNYGDQEVERRRRKKWVHIERNWEEGDQRLWNDYFSENPTYPENLFRRRFRMNKSLFMRIVDRLSNEVEYFREKKDALGRRSLSALQKCTAAIRVLAYGSAADAVDEYLRLSATSARLCVEHFVEGIINLFCDVYLRRPTPADLERLLFIGEKRGFPGMIGSIDCMHWEWKNCPTAWKGQYSRGSAKPTIVLEAVASHDLWIWHAFFGPPGTLNDINVLDRSPVFDDIINGQAPQVTFSVNGNEYRLAYYLTDGIYPKWATFVQSISLPQGPKAALFAQHQEGVRKDVERAFGVLQA, from the coding sequence atggcttcttcttctcataaCACTTTTGATCAAGATGATGaaagttttgatcaatattttgatcaatattttgatgaCTATTTTGATCAAACACTCGAGAATTTAGCAAATAATTATGGTGATCAAGAAGtcgaaagaagaagaagaaaaaaatgggtTCATATAGAAAGAAACTGGGAAGAAGGCGATCaacgtttatggaatgattatttcagtgaaaatccaacatatcctgaaaatctattccgacgacgatttagaatgaacaagtcattgttcatgcgtattgttgatcgactctctAATGAAGTTGAATACTTTCGAGAAAAGAAAGATGCTCTCGGAAGGCGTAGTCTCtctgcacttcaaaagtgtacagcagccattcgtgtcttggcGTATGGTTCTGCGGCTGACGCTgttgacgaatacctccgactCAGTGCAACTAGTGCTCGATTATGTGTCGAACATTTTGTCGAAGGAATAATAAATCTATTCTGCGATGTGTACCTAcgaagaccaacaccggctgatcttGAACGTCTACTTTTTATTGGTGAGAAACGTGGATTTCcggggatgataggaagcatcgattgtatgcattgggagtggaagaattgtcccaccgcttggaaagggcaatattcaCGCGGTTCGGCTAAACCCACAATCGtattagaggcggttgcttcgcACGATCtatggatatggcatgcgttttttggacctccaggtaccttaaatgatatcaatgttcttgatcgctcaccagtttttgatgacataataaacgGTCAAGCTCCGCAAGTTACTTTCTCTGTCAATGGAAACGAGTATcgtttggcttactatctcaccgatggtatttatccgaaatgggcaacttttGTCCAATCTATTTCACTACCACAAGGTCCGAAAGCGGctttatttgctcaacatcaagaaggtgtccgaaaagatgtcgagcgtgcttttggagtcttgcaagcttgA
- the LOC106410533 gene encoding transcription factor MYB3, which translates to MGRSPCCEKAHMNKGAWTKEEDQLLVDYIRKHGEGCWRSLPRAAGLQRCGKSCRLRWMNYLRPDLKRGNFAEEEDELIIKLHSLFGNKWSLIAGRLPGRTDNEIKNYWNTHIKRKLLSRGIDPNTHRSINGSTTPPPKTTKSSLQNDEPVRFEISGPDQQRIVKPEPMVLDREDANNKCTSSGTTSEKDIQTDDDWVLNLELSVGPATTKSYRYELTRKANPDLAESTRRWSFELLGAQAEVCLCCRIGFHNESCRNCRTSDVTTTWESKIL; encoded by the exons atgggaagGTCACCATGCTGTGAGAAAGCTCACATGAACAAAGGAGCTTGGACCAAAGAAGAAGACCAGCTTCTCGTTGATTACATCCGCAAACACGGCGAAGGTTGCTGGCGATCTCTTCCTCGAGCCGCAG GGTTGCAGAGATGTGGTAAGAGTTGTAGGTTGAGATGGATGAATTATCTAAGACCAGATCTCAAGAGAGGTAATTTCGCTGAGGAAGAAGACGAACTCATCATCAAACTCCATAGCTTATTCGGTAACAA ATGGTCGTTGATAGCTGGGAGATTACCAGGACGAACAGACAACGAGATCAAAAACTATTGGAACACTCACATCAAGAGGAAGCTTCTTAGCCGTGGGATCGACCCTAACACCCACCGTTCGATCAACGGATCCACAACCCCTCCTCCAAAAACGACGAAGTCGTCTCTTCAAAACGACGAGCCGGTACGATTCGAAATTTCCGGACCGGATCAACAACGGATAGTTAAACCGGAACCGATGGTACTAGACCGAGAAGATGCTAATAATAAATGCACGAGCAGTGGAACGACGTCGGAAAAGGATATTCAAACGGACGATGATTGGGTACTCAATTTGGAACTCTCTGTTGGTCCAGCCACGACCAAGAGTTATCGGTACGAGTTGACTCGCAAAGCGAATCCTGACTTGGCCGAGTCGACTCGACGGTGGAGCTTTGAGTTGTTAGGAGCTCAGGCTGAGGTGTGTTTGTGTTGTCGGATAGGGTTTCATAACGAGTCGTGTCGGAATTGTCGTACTTCTGATGTTACAACCACTTGGGAATCAAAAATTCTTTAG